CATAAACAAATTATTCAGACTGGTTTTGTGAATCAAATCAACTGATTAATTAAAAGATCTGTCTCTCTACTTCTCTAGAACATGCCATGGACCATTAGTGTAGATGTATAACAAAATCCAAAATGTCCTGTTTCTTACACAAACCTATTGTATGGCTGCAGAAGACTTGAAACATAGTGCTCAAGTCATATgaaccacactgtaaaaaatcaaaagttgagaaaacttaaaagtttaaggcaacaaacttcaccagatttttgagtttttcAACTTGTTTTGTAGGAGAtctttgagttttctcaactttttgttGTATAGATTAAATACAAGTTGTGAAAACTCTGAAATCTGCTGAAGTTTGTTGACTTAAACTTTTAAGTTCttcctttttgaagcttgaaagcgCTAGTCATTGTTCATTGCACAGAAAGAGGAAAATCTGTTGTATTTTAAGCAATGCTGTTCACTGTCTCTCTGTGATACTGTTAGAATAGCAGTTAGCTTCTGATTGCTCCTGTTCTGTCAGTCATACACAGACTACatcagttgttttttttcttgtgtgttTTTCCCTTGCCGTCTTGATGGTGATTAGGATAAGTTCAGGCCTCCTGTGACTTTGCTTTCTTTCTCTTCAGGGAGAGGAAAGGGCATAAGAAATCATCACAAGGATCTGCCCTGTAGGAGGAAGACGTATCTTTAAAGCCCCCACCCCTTCTTCCTCTGCTGTCTCTCCATTATGACCTTGCTGGCATCTGAGAGGTCACTGCTCATCCGCAATAAGTTCCGTTCAGGTAAGAACAAAGGAAGGATCACACGAGCCGGCTTTGAAAGCCCACATGTGTAGCTGTCTGTCTGTTCTGGTTGGTGATGTGAGTTCTGATTATTCTCCTAGTGGCTGTTCTGGTGATGGAGTCTGAGTGAAATTCTTTGCAGCTTTGAAAACCCTGGTGAATGTAGATGGTTTTACAGAGCAGATGCCTGTTCCATAAAACAAGTTTACCAAATAAGCCAAGCTTTTTTTCAGTTACTCTGACTCATTGTCAGTTGATTTGGTTCCATAAAGTAAATTTAACATAGCTCGAGCTCAGTCACTCTGCCAACTTATGCTGGGAAACTAACCTGGTCCAGGGCAGGCTAGGGGGTCCAGGGATCTCTCGCATACCATTATGTGACTTTATTAACCACTATAagtccaaaaataaatatacagtataaagaAAAACAACTTGACCCGAAGTGTACACCCTTAGCTTAAAAACTCAGCTTTTAATGCATGTAAAGATTTTGATCAACTCTTAACAAGTGCTGAGTAGACCCTCTAAAACGGAATGTACCACCCGCAGGCGCCACCTAGCTACCAAAAgaataataatcatatttttcaaaactgcAAAAAACATCATACAGCTCAGATAGTCATGTGTCATATGTCATTTGAAAGGTCTCACAGAGTGGAATACAATTAGCTTAATTGATTTGGGCTTTGACTAAACTTGAGAGAGTGTTTGTATGTAAAGCCAAGGGCTAAACAAAAAGGCTACCTTGGTTCTAAATGCTGTAACTTTTGTTTACTTAATGTtatcaccacaaaatttgatccagatgcagctcacatgtaGAGGAAGTTCACAAAAGAATTTTTCTCCTACTGAGTTTTTGCTTGTCAAATAagaaagatatatttaaaattataatatatatatatatagtatctcacagaaatgagtacacccctcacatttttgaaaatattttattatatcttttcatgtgacaacactgaagaaatgacactttgctacaatgtaaagtagtgagtgtacagcttgtataacagtgtaaatttgctgtcccctcaaaataactcagcacacagccattaatgtctaaaccgctggccacaaaagtgagtacacccctaagtgaaaatgtccaaatttggcccaattagccattttctctcccctgTGTCATGTGATtcgttagtgttacaaggtctcgggtgtgaatggggagcaggtgtgttaaatttggtgtcatcgctctcactctctcatactggtcactggaagttcaacatggcacctcatggcaaagaactctctgaggatctgaaaaaagaatggttgctctacataaagatggcgtaggatataagaagattgccaagaccctgaaactgagctgcagcgcGGTGGCCAAGACCGtacagcggtttaacaggacaggttccactcagaacaggcctctCCATGGTCGACCAAGGAAGTTGAGTTGCACgtgctcagcgtcatatccagaggttgtgtttgggaaatagtcGTAttagtgctgccagcattgctgcagaggttgaaatttactgttatacaagctgtacactcattactttacattgtagcaaagtgtcatttcttcagtgttgtcacatgaaaagatataataaaatatgtacaaaaatgtgaagggtgtactcacttctgtgaggtactatatttatatttatattatatatatttatattatatatatatatatatatatatatatatatatatataatataaaaatttttttttttttttttttttttctctatcaAACGTCACCTACCTTTTGACTTTCCTTGCTTTAATTCTGGAGTTATGAGTTTTTACTGCCTTCAGGGATTAAAAGGTTACAAAAGCATGCGTTTGAAATGATCTTGACTCACTGAACCTAGGTCAAATTAGTGGGATTGCATGAACTTAAATTGTCCTTTATGGAACAGAATTAACCTGATTTGTTAGGTTAATTCAAGTCAGGTTTTGGATTGTAATCCCAATTTTTTGCGCACTTTGAGGAACAGGCCTCATTGAGGGTGGGCTTGCTTGTATATAGAGAATACAATTTTCTGAGGAACTACTCATGCAGCTTTATGTAACTAAAAACTGTGTTGAATGAATAACTTTTCAAAGCTTAGAACCTTCAAAGGCTAAATATTCGGACTAggccttttttttcttcttttttttttgacaaacctTCCTTCTCTTTTTAAACTTAACACTTAACACAGTTATATAGATTTCAGTTCATTataactggaatttaaaagcattttcaattcaattctgaaTGGCGCACAACTCTGTGGGCGCACAACCCTGAAATTGTGGACCTTCAAATTTTACCAACCAACCCGTCTTCATGAGGTTCCATGGTCTCTCGTACTTGCTCATATTGTACAAATGGGGCCAGCAGTACGGTCCTCCCTGAAGGACATGTGGACAGTGGACAGATTGTCTTTGTTGGTTCCCATCTGTGGTTGGAACCCCTTCAAAAGCGGTGCCCTCTCTTCTTGGGTTCCCTATAAACATCCTGCTGGCAAGATTCTCAGACAAATGTCCAGCAGCACTCTTTGGTAATAACAAGGCTCCTCCATCAAAAGTGCAttgaattaacattttttaaacttaaacAGTTTAGCTAATATTCTAAAAAGGACTGTCATTTTTAAAAGGAGGATCACATGTATAAACAGCAAGGAGAATGTAATGCGAGCAAAACCTCATCCTGCTCTGGTACTGACCCTTCAATCAGCTGTGACCTTGGatatgttgtgttgtgttgtgttgtgagaAAGATGGCTGCCTCTCTGGCAAATCCTGAGCCACATTGTAAACAAAGGGTAAAATAAATTTGGATAACAATGTAAGAACGTTTAagatttataacaaaattgtttATTTCTCATTGACTATATAAATCAGTCTTTAATGCTCCAGCAGTTGATtagcaaaaacaaaactgaagaaatttgaaattatttttaattcaacttATTTATAGTGTAAGGATGAACATAGGGACATTTGccaatatttatgaatttaaaatattacatagccaacaaaaatgtaacttttattCATTATTGCTTTACAGGCTATAGGTGATTGATTTATGTGGTATGTGTTTATTGATTCATGAGTTgattttacaataaataatgaattagCTATGGAGGGGTCTTgtattatttagattttttaaatatatatataatgacattttcacattttacatgACTTCAGTATTTTTAGAAAACCAGATTCCAAAGATCCTTGTAATATGtattaaaagtatatatattaaaagatatatattgaagtCTTTCCCTCTTTATGTTTCTAAACACTGAACCTTGTTTTTAAAATtagatttcatttcaaatttcacttgtttgtttcttttttaaaaccACACTGCTAATCTGACAGATATCAGTGAAATTGGTGTCCTGAGAAATAACACTGATCTCTGTGGCAGCCTTAAGCTCtgtaaacagcaaaacaaacaaaaaatacacaTAGCAGCCTTTAGTTTTATCATCTTTCGGGTCTAAATGAAAAACCTAATGATGATACAATatctttattaaaataactattcaaagaaaacaaacaaaaaaaaacaatgcagatATTATTCAGGTCATGAATCTAAAAGGCAAGTTGTAAAAGTGAAGAATAAAGACCATTTCAAAGACGCCAGAGATAATGtaaaacaaatgcataaatTAGGAAAAGGGTACAAAACCATATCCAAGTGTTTGGATGTCTCAGAGGGCACTTTTGGCTCAATTATCAGGAAGGAGGCTTCATCAAACAGCCCAGATGCTGCCTAGAAAAGGTCAACCTCTAAACTTCCAGCACAAATAAGAAGGATACTTATAGAAGCCACAGAGAAGCCAACAATCACTTTGAAAGAGTTCAGTGGCTGAGAACGGAGTAAAAGTGCACCAGTCAACCACAACAGGAGAGCTACTTAATGCAGAGAAATACTGCAAAAAGGAATTGCTGAAAGATGCTAGGAAAGGGTGCTAAGGTAGTACATAATTACCCCAAACTACATTAATGCTCTCATTCCTGCACACTGTGGCTGTACACAATATTGAAATATTGGGATCAATATACCGATTAACTTCAGAATGTCTTATGAATGTCTTCAGAATGTTTGCTTCACTGATAGCAGCATTTTAatagaaaaacttttttttttttttttttttttacagaggaTATTTCTGtgcttgaatgtgtgtgtgtagtagTAGTAAAATATGTAAAAGAGAATCTTTCTATTATTttctccaaaaaaacaaaactaatttAATTCTAAACTTCCATTATACAGTGAATTAGAGTGTTTTTTGTTATATATGGATTTTCAGGCATTTAATAGTGATCTCAACAGGTGGTACAATATCATAAAATTTGAACTATCATTATGCATCTGTGCCATTATTTGATCCGAGCACACCAGTTATTATCAATACTATAAGCTGCCATGACACTCAGTGAATTTTTAATCCCAGAATTCCAACCTGATTTGGCCTGATGCCACTCAGCATGTCATTCTCTTCGAgagcaaagtaaaaaaaaaggaagaattTACTTAGCACGATTGACAGCAAGAGAGGGAGTGAAAGACAGACagcgagagagggagagagagagagacagctgGATGGGGGATGGGAACGATACAGAAATAGACATTCAGAGGGATAAATAGTTACCCCCTTCCTCTCATGTCCACTCTCAGATCTCAAAACTCAGCACAGAGGTGCATCATGGGACAAGTCACCATATTCATGACTCCTCCCACCTCTGACCTAGCTGTAATTCACCTGCTGGCTCAAGCATGGGTTTGTTTGTGCAGACCTTCTTTTATAAGTGCCTCAAACAGTGATTGAATGTTTGACTAGGTTAGTGAACAGTGTATGTTTGCAATGCCTATTTCATATCTAACTCATTTATGATCATCCGAATGGTGCAATTTACTTGTAATATGCTGGGCTTACTGTCATAAATTGAGCTATATGATCCACACTTGCACATTCCTCAAGGTGGGAAACTCAGGCTTAAAATGTTTCTGAAATACAAagactatattttaaataaagtattgtaaatattgtttttattgcataataataaatatatatttttcagttCTGCAGTTGAGAATACAAAACCGCAGACAGCAGAATGAACTTAATGCAGAGTCtggtgagtctgtgtgtgtgtttatgaattttgaTCATTGTGATTGGCCACAGGAAGTCTATGAAATTTCCCCTTATGGGGCAGGAAAATCATCATATATTTGATTCACACTTTTCAAACCAGCTGGACTGCTCTCTTTATGTATTTCAATTCTAAATAATAGCTTTATAACAGCTTGTCTCTACCTTTTTGTTCATTCTCAATTTCTCTCTGCTCTATAGGTACAAAGGCCTCTGTCCCTGACAAAGTTGGGGAGAAAGAAGTCAGCAGTGGTTTGGTGAgccattatttatatatgttttaggggatatataatgtaatataataataaaatgtctcTATAGCTGATTATGTAACTGAAACCTTTttaaagttaaagggttagttcacccgaaaatgaaaattctgtcatttattactcacccacacccgtaagaccttcgctcatcttcggaacacgaattaagatatttttgttaaaatccgatggctcagtgaggcctacatagccagcaatgtactaaaaacacatttaagtcagtttatgtgagtacagtggttcaatattaatattataaagcgatgagaatattttttgtgcgccaaaaaaaacaaaataacgacttatatagtgatggccaatttcaaaacactgcttcatgaagctatggagcgttatgaatcttttgtgtcgaatcagcggttcggagcgccaacgtcacatgatttcagcggTTTGACAcgctgattcgatacgctgattcattatgctccgaagcttcatgaagcagagttttgaaatcggccatcactatataagtcgttattttgtttattttgacgcaccaaaaatattctcgtcgctttatgatattaatattgaaccactgtactcacatgaaccgatttaaatatgtttttagtacattaatagatcttgagagaggaaatgtcattgctggctatgcaggcctcacggagccatcggatttcaacaaaaatatattaatttgcgttccgaagattaacgaaggtcttacgtgtgtggaacggcatgagggtgagtaataaatgacgttatattcatttctgagtgaactaaccctttaatttgagGGAGAAGTTCCAAACTAAAACTATTGTTAGATCTAATGGCTCCCACGCTTGACACACTCCAGCAGCAGTATGTGTATGCCTTTGGTTTATATGAAAACAGACTGATGTGAAACAGGGTGCCAGTGTAGATAAGCAAACTACTCAGTGATGCCAAAATGGTCTGATAACTGACATGAGTTGGTCTTCAACCTCTTTAGCATAATTTAATGTTTGTAATTACATGTCTAGTTACTGTCGCAAACTATTAGTATTAGCCGTGAAACGCTGTTAGCACAGTTAATTATGTTTAGTAAGACAGTAAACAGCAGCTGGTTCAAGATAATTACTGTCAGGAGGGAAAAATGTAGTCTTACAGGAGAATGTTACCACCCAAAACAAACAATTAGTTCTTTTCAGAAACTTCACCCATGTGCTATCTTTCATTAACTATTGGAACAAATAAAAGGTTTTAAGTATTTGTTGATGTTTTCTGATGTTGATTTGACTGGGCTGTTTCCCAATGCAGCGTCAGACAGAAGATGGTGCCACTCAGAAGTCGCCCCCTAGTGGTCTGACTGCTCAAACTGCACCAGGTGATGCCATTGAGAGTTTGCCAATATTTCCTGACCTTCGGTTATAAAAGAATATTCCAATACCAGTACTGAACAAAGCTGTAACCTTAAAGCTGGAATGAGCGGTTTGTCCATTAGCCATTCACATATCCATCGGTCCCCATTCATCAAACAGCTCTTTGTGTTTGCAAGTCATTCAGCTGAAGGTCCTTCTGTACGCCACTTATTATCAGTAGCTTTCTGAATGCCCGAATTGGATTACTCAACAACAAATTCTTTTGTGAAAAATCATTCATATCTGTCTTTAAAATATTCCTCCTCTTCTCCTCTCTTATTATAAAGCAGAGCAATTGATCTTCCATTTACATTCCTCATCTATTCATTTTGTTCTCTCTCTGATTCACTCGTTTTTTGTTTTCACTTTCTCTCTTCGTATGTCTCTCGCTCACAGACAGGAGTTATAGTGGAGCTCATAGGCAGAAGAAGGCTCGTCTTGCTGAGGATCTGAGTGAGAAAAGTCGGCCTGGACCACTTGAACTCCTGCAGAGGCATATTCTGCCTCTAGAGAACAGTGAGTCATTGAAAATAACTGAAACTGATGCTTCACAAAATAGCATAAActcaataaacaaaatattttatgtacatagacaaacacacacacaaatcctctcatataataattttatgctAAAATTTTTTGGGGGCTAACATATTTCTCATATTTGTTTTGTGATtagcaaattattttttttgattAACACTAAAGAGAGTATGCTATATAATGCATGTTTACACAATTATTGGTTTTCGCAATTTGTGTGGATGACACTTATAGCATAATATATGACATtataaaaagcaaacaaaaacataaagttGAACATTTTAGGGTACACAGGCTAAGCAAGAAGGCTAATCGGTTAGCGTTATATGCTAAGTGGTTAGCTTTTAAAACATAAGCCaactaaaaaaatgtttactttcTCAATCTATAGCTTTGTGTTATGTATTCTATGTAAcattaatgaatatatttttaatggtgATAATAACATAGTTCAGATGATGCACATCATAAAGTTCCATACTATAAAATACTAACTGAAAGTTTTTTTGAGCCAATGGGCAGACTTGATTCAGTGGGCAGACCAAATTGTCTAAattagggggaaaaaataataaaaataaaaatttaaaaactatattctcacaaatttattttacagtttcaCATTTCCacataacatttaatttatacCCAGAATTGGTTAAGAAAAGCTCACACTTCACCAATTCCTTTGCCTCAGCTGCTTCGTTGCCATCAGATGTCTTTGAAGATGACAACTCCTCTTCTGCCTCTGCATCTCCCGAGCAACTTGGGATGCACCAATCTCCTGGCTTCCCATCGTCACCTGGGCAAGGAGGTGACCAATCACCAAGTGATGCATCACCTATTGCTACACCCATCAGCCCAAACAATGTACAGGTATAAGAGGCATAAAGCATCTACCTAATATTAGACTCTACTTTAATAAAGTACTCTTTAAAAAGTACTCTTTAAAAGTACTCTTTTGATTAAGTATTTTTGCCTTGTATCCTCTTCTTTAGTTTAAAGATGAAGTGTGTAATTATGCTGAGCTATCAAAAtatgtctttgttcatttgaACATCCCTACCAGCCAAATATAGCAACAGTGGGTCAGCCAATCTGGTGATATTGGTTGCTATATGTTTGCATtgtttggggggaaaaaaatgatagAAAACCGCTGATGGAGAACAAGTTCTTTTTCGTGCCACTATTGGTGCACAAATGACTCATTttacctttaaaggattagtttacttctgaatgaaaatttcctgataatttactcacccccatgtcatccaagatgttcatgtctttctttattcagttgaaaagaaattaaggtttttgaggaaaacatttcaggattcttctccatatagtggacttcactggggttcaccgggtggaaggtccaaattacagtttcagtgcagctgtACACAATCCCaaacaaggaataagggtcttatctggcgaaacgatcagtcattttccaaaaaaaaaaaacatttatatacatttaaacaacaaatgctcgtcttgcgcTAGCTCTGCGATCCACACACATGGCGTAATCACGTTACAAAGGACCTTTCATCATAACGTGTGGCGCATCGCAGTGCTAGTGCAAGATGGGCATTTGTGGTTTCAAAAGTATATaagtatcattattattattatttttaaatgactgatagttttgctagacaagacccttattcctcatctgagatcatcctttgaagctgcactgaaactacaATTTGGACTTTCTACGCGGTGAACCCCTctgaagtctactatatggagaaaaatcctggaatgttttcctcaaaaaccttaatttctttttgactgaagaaaaaaagacatgaacatcttggatgacatgggggtgagtaaattatcaggaaattttaattcagaagtgaGCTAATCCTTTGAGTTCAGGATAATGGCTGGAAGATGGTTGCTCAGAATGTTCACCACTATCAACTCATCTTTTCAAAGCAGTGCAGATTGGCATTGCTCCCGGCAACCGAGTGCATCAGCCAACCAATGACCATGACAGTAATGGGGTCAAACTCCATATCAACAACTGGGAGACCCAAAGGGATGTACATGCCCTCCCAGACACCACCACTGCTGCCAAAGGTACGTATTCACACAGAGATTTAAATAATGATTTGTTTTACTACTCACCCCATTTCATCATTCATTATTTCCCTCATCCACTTGCTCATGTAATTTTTCCAAATAATATTACTCACATTCTCTCTTTGTATGCCTCAAGACAGCACAACCTCCAGCTCCATCTTCTCATTCCATTCTGGGTGGGTCCTTAACTTCATCCCGCCCTCCACGGCCACGAAAGCCTCGCGATTCCAAACCTAAAATGAGGAAGCTGAAATACCATCAGTACATTCCCCCAGATCAAAGGACTGGGACTGGAAGCGGAGCCGGAAATGCTTCGCAAAAGAATAACAACAGTCAGGCTCCGACCACTGATTCCTCTTACTCTCACCTCTTGCAACAACAGCAGGTGTTCTTACAACTACAAATTCTTAACCAGCAACAACAGCTCCCTGTGACAAACAGGTAAACCTCCAAATAAAGCACCATGAAAAAGACCATGAATGCATAGAAATAGTACAGTGCACACCCAGCTTAAGAGATGCTATTCTGTGATCTGAATGGTAATCATGAAATAGTTAATAATATACCTTTActataaatctaaatattagTGAGAACCATTTGAAGATTTCCGGAACTACACCTCAAAGTTCCCCTCAGTCTGGAACCCCTTCAACAAACCCCTCTACACCTGATTCAAGTCCCGTCCACCAGGCAGAATTACTCCCCTCAAACCTTGATGACCTAACGGTAGGAAATCTCATTGGTTAAGATGACTCACTCTAGATCCAGGTGAGcaggtgtccaatcctgctcttGGAGGGCTACTTCCTGAGTTCTACTTCAGTTCCAATCGTTCTCCAACACACCTACCTATTGTTTTCAAATAATCATGAACACCTCGATTACCTGGTTCTTgggtgtttgattagggttggagctaaactctgcaggacagtggccctccagaagTAGGTTTGGACACCCTTGCTCTAGATTATCTGGTCTTCATAAACTGTTTGTATGAATACGCTTTGTACAGCACATTAAATGTATCTCCTCTTTCTCAGGTGTCAGTTCTTCGTCAGCAGTTGCGGAAACGTGGACTCCCAGTTTCCGGCACTAAGCCAGCACTACTAGAGAGACTCCGTCCTTTCCAGATGCCTCGTCCCCCGTTAACCCCCGCTCCACTTTGCCAGCTAGGGGCCACACTAGAACCTTCCCACCCTGCTGGCCTCAACCAAATCCCTAGCAGTGTAGACAATGCCAAGTCTGCTCCAATGTACATGCACCCTTCGGGTTTAGCAGAGCAAAGCTTAACTGGTGATAGTTACCTCACTTCTTCTTCAGCTGGCTCCAGTCCCACCTTACATACatcccctcctccaatgcccTCTGGCGCCACGTGGAGACCAGGCCAGGCAGTAGATGAACTTAGTGTGGAGCTGGAAATGAGAGAGAGGATGAGGAGTAGACCCAGAGAAGGAACAAAGGACACTCAGGTGAGTATGgataatcctggcttaggctaagcccggtctgtgaaaccgggccttaaTGTACTATTTTATTCCATCTGTTTTTTCCAGCTGTGTGGAAGTTCCCTTCATCCGTTCCTGCAACAGGAGCCAGGATGCACCAGAGGGAAACCAGACACAGGCGGACAGGAACTGCTCTTTACGTACTGCACTGGTGAAGGAAAAGTACGTACTTTGAGTATTTAGTTAGACAAGCAGGGACATACTAGTAAGACAGAACTTTGGCATACTACCACA
The Chanodichthys erythropterus isolate Z2021 chromosome 2, ASM2448905v1, whole genome shotgun sequence DNA segment above includes these coding regions:
- the si:dkeyp-69b9.3 gene encoding myocardin isoform X2, coding for MTLLASERSLLIRNKFRSVLQLRIQNRRQQNELNAESGTKASVPDKVGEKEVSSGLRQTEDGATQKSPPSGLTAQTAPDRSYSGAHRQKKARLAEDLSEKSRPGPLELLQRHILPLENTASLPSDVFEDDNSSSASASPEQLGMHQSPGFPSSPGQGGDQSPSDASPIATPISPNNVQCRLALLPATECISQPMTMTVMGSNSISTTGRPKGMYMPSQTPPLLPKTAQPPAPSSHSILGGSLTSSRPPRPRKPRDSKPKMRKLKYHQYIPPDQRTGTGSGAGNASQKNNNSQAPTTDSSYSHLLQQQQVFLQLQILNQQQQLPVTNSENHLKISGTTPQSSPQSGTPSTNPSTPDSSPVHQAELLPSNLDDLTVSVLRQQLRKRGLPVSGTKPALLERLRPFQMPRPPLTPAPLCQLGATLEPSHPAGLNQIPSSVDNAKSAPMYMHPSGLAEQSLTGDSYLTSSSAGSSPTLHTSPPPMPSGATWRPGQAVDELSVELEMRERMRSRPREGTKDTQLCGSSLHPFLQQEPGCTRGKPDTGGQELLFTYCTGEGKVNCCQLCDAIGQDFDLPMQITASPAQASPTVRSLEEELQEAIQRVQMDPNQSIDDILDETIGCSDNSSLITDVQSASTILSGSSPVPQPDQSQLTKRQKEDNFLSSPLCSSLLLELPPSPNNAPPLGSTPTLLPPPPICTTPPSSSLSRKRRSEVLVFDPADWLENLTSGLHPLTPPAAPFLENDFGLDSDLNVNRVLDLMVEQW
- the si:dkeyp-69b9.3 gene encoding myocardin isoform X1, with amino-acid sequence MTLLASERSLLIRNKFRSVLQLRIQNRRQQNELNAESGTKASVPDKVGEKEVSSGLRQTEDGATQKSPPSGLTAQTAPDRSYSGAHRQKKARLAEDLSEKSRPGPLELLQRHILPLENTASLPSDVFEDDNSSSASASPEQLGMHQSPGFPSSPGQGGDQSPSDASPIATPISPNNVQQCRLALLPATECISQPMTMTVMGSNSISTTGRPKGMYMPSQTPPLLPKTAQPPAPSSHSILGGSLTSSRPPRPRKPRDSKPKMRKLKYHQYIPPDQRTGTGSGAGNASQKNNNSQAPTTDSSYSHLLQQQQVFLQLQILNQQQQLPVTNSENHLKISGTTPQSSPQSGTPSTNPSTPDSSPVHQAELLPSNLDDLTVSVLRQQLRKRGLPVSGTKPALLERLRPFQMPRPPLTPAPLCQLGATLEPSHPAGLNQIPSSVDNAKSAPMYMHPSGLAEQSLTGDSYLTSSSAGSSPTLHTSPPPMPSGATWRPGQAVDELSVELEMRERMRSRPREGTKDTQLCGSSLHPFLQQEPGCTRGKPDTGGQELLFTYCTGEGKVNCCQLCDAIGQDFDLPMQITASPAQASPTVRSLEEELQEAIQRVQMDPNQSIDDILDETIGCSDNSSLITDVQSASTILSGSSPVPQPDQSQLTKRQKEDNFLSSPLCSSLLLELPPSPNNAPPLGSTPTLLPPPPICTTPPSSSLSRKRRSEVLVFDPADWLENLTSGLHPLTPPAAPFLENDFGLDSDLNVNRVLDLMVEQW